A genomic stretch from Burkholderia pyrrocinia includes:
- the bamC gene encoding outer membrane protein assembly factor BamC: MTDLRLTMRFAAVLATGALVAGCGTSSPTKVDYKSDSKSKEASLAVPPNMLDETADQRSLPPQGGATSLSALQQVQQAAPALDTVAPAVAGMHIQRDGTESWLVIDGKQPAAIWPQVRRFWQEQGFLLVVDQRDKGVMETDWNETHPQINDGLIRSVISKAMGNSYVTAERNKYRTRLDSAPNGGTYVFISQKGMREAITGANNDSSKWEPKPNDPALETEYLKRLMAVLAQNEQRAKNGEPPIANIKDNAVPKDKKADADASSKAAAAIAAQNVSRTSAQGNDAADAAVPSEVTLGEPYDRSWLHVGLALDRANFTVDDRDRSKGLYFVRYVDPKDLSSAEQGFWSQLFHGKKEKQAKQYRVNVKALTADQTRVAVVDDSGSIDTSSPARQIMGLLVNQLR, from the coding sequence ATGACTGATCTTCGTCTTACCATGCGGTTCGCTGCAGTGCTCGCCACTGGCGCGCTCGTCGCCGGTTGCGGTACGTCGTCGCCCACGAAAGTGGACTACAAGAGCGATTCGAAATCGAAGGAAGCGTCGCTCGCAGTGCCGCCCAACATGCTCGACGAGACGGCCGATCAGCGTTCGCTGCCGCCCCAGGGCGGCGCGACTTCCCTGTCTGCGCTTCAGCAGGTCCAGCAGGCGGCGCCTGCGCTGGACACCGTCGCGCCAGCCGTGGCCGGCATGCATATCCAGCGCGACGGCACCGAGAGCTGGCTCGTGATCGACGGCAAGCAGCCGGCCGCCATCTGGCCGCAGGTGCGTCGTTTCTGGCAGGAGCAGGGCTTCCTGCTCGTCGTCGACCAGCGCGACAAGGGCGTGATGGAAACCGACTGGAACGAAACCCATCCGCAGATCAACGACGGCCTGATCCGCAGCGTGATCTCGAAGGCAATGGGCAACTCGTACGTGACGGCCGAGCGCAACAAGTACCGCACGCGTCTCGATTCGGCACCGAACGGCGGCACCTACGTGTTCATCAGCCAGAAGGGGATGCGCGAGGCGATTACCGGCGCGAACAACGACTCGAGCAAGTGGGAACCGAAGCCGAACGATCCGGCGCTCGAGACCGAATACCTGAAGCGGCTGATGGCCGTGCTCGCGCAGAACGAGCAGCGCGCGAAGAACGGCGAGCCGCCGATCGCGAACATCAAGGACAACGCGGTGCCGAAGGACAAGAAGGCCGACGCCGACGCATCGTCGAAGGCTGCCGCCGCGATCGCCGCGCAGAATGTCTCGCGCACGTCGGCGCAGGGTAACGATGCGGCCGACGCGGCCGTGCCGTCCGAAGTCACGCTCGGCGAGCCGTACGACCGATCGTGGCTGCACGTCGGTCTCGCGCTCGATCGCGCGAACTTCACGGTCGACGATCGCGATCGCTCGAAGGGGTTGTATTTCGTGCGCTATGTCGATCCGAAGGACCTGAGTTCGGCCGAGCAGGGCTTCTGGAGCCAGCTGTTCCACGGCAAGAAGGAAAAGCAGGCGAAGCAGTACCGCGTCAACGTGAAGGCACTCACGGCCGACCAGACGCGCGTCGCGGTCGTCGACGATTCGGGTTCGATCGACACGTCGTCGCCGGCTCGTCAGATCATGGGGCTGCTCGTGAATCAGCTCCGCTGA
- a CDS encoding putative quinol monooxygenase — translation MAEIAVVALIVAKPGAEDKLRTALEGIVEPTRNEAGALQYDLHRDLKEPVRFVFVERWESEEALAAHARSAHILAYREAAADWIESAEIRVLSKLV, via the coding sequence ATGGCGGAAATAGCAGTCGTGGCGCTGATCGTCGCGAAGCCGGGCGCCGAGGACAAGCTGCGCACCGCGCTCGAAGGGATCGTCGAGCCGACCCGCAACGAAGCCGGTGCATTGCAGTACGACCTGCACCGGGATCTGAAGGAGCCCGTTCGGTTCGTGTTCGTCGAGCGCTGGGAGAGCGAGGAGGCGCTGGCCGCCCATGCGCGTTCCGCGCACATTCTCGCTTATCGCGAAGCGGCCGCGGACTGGATCGAAAGTGCCGAAATCCGCGTGCTGTCGAAGCTCGTCTGA